Within the Flavobacterium sp. N502536 genome, the region CTTTTCCAGCTCTTGATCCGCAATGCGAGCATTTCAAATTACATGCTAAAGTAATTTCCCATACTACATGAACCGGAGTTGCTGTTTCATAATCATCTCTTACTCTGTATCGTGTTGAAGTCTTAATCGTATCCATCTTATATCAATTTTACTTATATTTTTAGTTCAATGCTTTCTGATATAATGCCGATGTAATATGAAAATAGTACAATGCAATTGGACTATATTGAATATACAATCGGTATTAGTTTTATTTACAGTTTAACAATTATTTAAAAAGACGGTTTAAGAAGTAAAACTTGATAAACCGTCTTTTTTAGATTACCTTTTCTTTTTCAGAGCATCAATTGCATCAAGCAATTCTACCAATGCTACGTGTAAATCTTTTTGGTCTCTTATGGTTTTCTTAGCTTGTTCAGCTACCGCAACCATTTTTTCCAAATCATTCGAAGCAATCGCTTCTCTGATTCCTACTCCGTAAAGTACTGTTGCCATAATATTTTGTTTTATAGTTGTTCCTACTCTTTAGGTTTTTCAGCTCCACCCTTGTTTTTCTGTACAAGTCAGGTTATTTCTTCTTCTTTAAAGAATCTATTGCGTCTAACAAGTCCAGTAAAGCAACAGTCAGATCACCCTGATCTTTTATTGTTTGCTTCGCTTGTTTGGCAATAGCTTCCATCTTGGCCAGATCATTAGAGACTAAAGCTTCTCTAATGGCGACACCGTAAGGCATGATTACTCCCATAGCTG harbors:
- a CDS encoding DUF1843 domain-containing protein; the encoded protein is MATVLYGVGIREAIASNDLEKMVAVAEQAKKTIRDQKDLHVALVELLDAIDALKKKR
- a CDS encoding DUF1843 domain-containing protein; protein product: MGVIMPYGVAIREALVSNDLAKMEAIAKQAKQTIKDQGDLTVALLDLLDAIDSLKKKK